The following proteins are co-located in the Urocitellus parryii isolate mUroPar1 chromosome 15, mUroPar1.hap1, whole genome shotgun sequence genome:
- the Dkkl1 gene encoding dickkopf-like protein 1 → MWHPLILLLLRSALAPLSSAAPIRETDSQEISSGFLGLQSLLQGFSRLFQKDDLLRGLDSFFSAPMDFRGLPRNFHQEENQERHLGNNTLSSHLQIDKVTDNKTGEVLISEKVVASIEPEGSLEGDWKVPKMEEKEALVPLQKFMDSFHPEPHPRVSFWIMKLPRRRSHQDAQEGHWLSEKRHRLQAIRDGLREGSHEEVLEDGTQGSSHSKLPARKTHFLYILRPPQQL, encoded by the exons ATGTGGCATCCGCTGATTCTGCTGCTGCTCCGGTCCGCCCTGGCGCCCCTCTCCTCTGCGGCCCCAATCCGCGAAACTGACTCCCAGGAGATATCCTCGGGTTTTCTAGGCCTCCAGAGCCTACTCCAAGGCTTCAGTCGACTTTTCCAGAAA GATGACCTGCTACGGGGTCTGGACAGCTTCTTCTCTGCACCCATGGACTTCCGGGGCCTTCCCAGGAACTTCCACCAAGAAGAGAACCAGGAACGTCACCTAGGGAATAACACCCTCTCTAGTCACCTCCAGATCGATAAG GTAACTGACAATAAGACAGGAGAGGTGCTCATCTCCGAGAAGGTAGTGGCATCCATTGAACCCGAGGGGAGCCTGGAAGGTGACTGGAAG GTACCCAAGATGGAAGAGAAGGAAGCCCTGGTTCCCCTCCAGAAATTCATGGACAGCTTTCACCCAGAACCGCATCCCCGAGTATCCTTCTGGATCATGAAGCTGCCACGGAGGAGGTCCCACCAGGATGCCCAGGAGGGTCACTGGCTCAGTGAGAAGCGGCATCGCCTGCAGGCCATCCGGGACGGCCTCCGAGAAGGAAGCCATGAGGAAGTCCTGGAAGATGGGACCCAGGGCTCCTCCCACTCTAAGCTGCCTGCCCGCAAAACCCACTTCCTGTACATCCTCAGGCCCCCCCAGCAACTATAA
- the Tead2 gene encoding transcriptional enhancer factor TEF-4 isoform X1: MGEPRAGAPLDDGSGWTGSEEGSEEGTGGSEGAGGDGGPDAEGVWSPDIEQSFQEALAIYPPCGRRKIILSDEGKMYGRNELIARYIKLRTGKTRTRKQVSSHIQVLARRKSREIQSKLKALNVDQVSKDKAFQTMATMSSAQLISAPSLQAKLGPAGPQATELFQFWSGGSGPPWNVPDVKPFSQTPFSLSLTPPSTDLPGYEPPQALSPLPPPAPSPPAWQARALGTARLQLVEFSAFVEPPDAVDSYQRHLFVHISQHCPSPGAPPLESVDVRQIYDKFPEKKGGLRELYDRGPPHAFFLVKFWADLNWGPSGEEAGAGSSGGSSGGFYGVSSQYESLEHMTLTCSSKVCSFGKQVVEKVETERAQLEDGRFVYRLLRSPMCEYLVNFLHKLRQLPERYMMNSVLENFTILQVVTNRDTQELLLCTAYVFEVSTSERGAQHHIYRLVRD; the protein is encoded by the exons ATGGGGGAACCCCGGGCTGGGGCCCCCCTGGACGATGGCAGCGGCTGGACAGGCAGTGAGGAAGGCAGTGAAGAGGGCACCGGCGGCAGCGAGGGGGCTGGGGGAGACGGGGGCCCAGATGCAGAGGGTGTCTGGAGCCCAGACATTGAGCAGAGCTTCCAGGAAGCCCTGGCCATCTACCCGCCATGTGGCCGTCGGAAAATCATTCTGTCTGATGAAGGCAAGATGTATG GTCGGAATGAACTGATTGCCCGCTACATCAAGCTGAGAACAGGGAAGACCCGTACTCGCAAACAG GTCTCTAGTCATATCCAGGTTTTGGCTCGAAGGAAATCCAGGGAAATCCAGTCCAAACTGAAG GCCTTGAATGTG GACCAGGTTTCTAAGGACAAGGCTTTCCAGACGATGGCTACCATGTCCTCTGCCCAGCTCATCTCAGCACCTTCCCTACAGGCCAAACTGGGCCCTGCCGGTCCTCAG GCCACTGAACTTTTCCAGTTTTGGTCAGGGGGCTCTGGCCCACCCTGGAATGTTCCAGA CGTGAAGCCATTCTCACAGACACCGTTCTCCTTGTCACTGACTCCCCCATCTACTGACCTCCCAG gGTACGAGCCTCCCCAAGCCCTCTCACCCCTGCCTCCACCTGCCCCATCACCCCCAGCCTGGCAGGCTCGGGCTCTGGGCACTGCCCGGTTGCAGCTGGTGGAGTTCTCAGCCTTTGTGGAACCACCCGATGCAGTTGACTCT TACCAGAGGCACCTGTTTGTGCACATCAGTCAGCATTGTCCCAGTCCTGGAGCACCGCCATTGGAGAGTGTGGACGTCCGGCAGATCTACGACAAATTTCCTGAGAAAAAGGGTGGTCTGCGGGAGCTGTATGATCGAGGCCCTCCCCATGCCTTTTTCTTGGTCAAGTTCTGG GCGGACCTGAACTGGGGCCCAAGTGGTGAGGAGGCGGGGGCTGGCAGCAGTGGCGGCAGCAGCGGTGGCTTCTATGGAGTGAGCAGCCAGTACGAGAGCCTGGAGCACATGACCCTCACCTGCTCCTCCAAGGTCTGCTCCTTTGGCAAGCAGGTGGTGGAgaaggtggag ACGGAGCGGGCCCAGCTGGAGGACGGGCGCTTCGTGTACCGCCTGCTGCGCTCACCTATGTGCGAGTACCTGGTGAATTTCTTGCACAAGCTACGGCAACTGCCCGAGCGATACATGATGAACAGCGTCCTTGAGAACTTCACCATCCTCCAG GTGGTGACCAACAGAGATACCCAGGAACTGCTGCTCTGCACCGCCTACGTCTTCGAGGTCTCCACCAGTGAGCGTGGGGCCCAGCACCACATTTACCGCCTGGTCAGGGACTGA
- the Tead2 gene encoding transcriptional enhancer factor TEF-4 isoform X2 encodes MGEPRAGAPLDDGSGWTGSEEGSEEGTGGSEGAGGDGGPDAEGVWSPDIEQSFQEALAIYPPCGRRKIILSDEGKMYGRNELIARYIKLRTGKTRTRKQVSSHIQVLARRKSREIQSKLKALNVDQVSKDKAFQTMATMSSAQLISAPSLQAKLGPAGPQATELFQFWSGGSGPPWNVPDVKPFSQTPFSLSLTPPSTDLPGYEPPQALSPLPPPAPSPPAWQARALGTARLQLVEFSAFVEPPDAVDSYQRHLFVHISQHCPSPGAPPLESVDVRQIYDKFPEKKGGLRELYDRGPPHAFFLVKFWADLNWGPSGEEAGAGSSGGSSGGFYGVSSQYESLEHMTLTCSSKTERAQLEDGRFVYRLLRSPMCEYLVNFLHKLRQLPERYMMNSVLENFTILQVVTNRDTQELLLCTAYVFEVSTSERGAQHHIYRLVRD; translated from the exons ATGGGGGAACCCCGGGCTGGGGCCCCCCTGGACGATGGCAGCGGCTGGACAGGCAGTGAGGAAGGCAGTGAAGAGGGCACCGGCGGCAGCGAGGGGGCTGGGGGAGACGGGGGCCCAGATGCAGAGGGTGTCTGGAGCCCAGACATTGAGCAGAGCTTCCAGGAAGCCCTGGCCATCTACCCGCCATGTGGCCGTCGGAAAATCATTCTGTCTGATGAAGGCAAGATGTATG GTCGGAATGAACTGATTGCCCGCTACATCAAGCTGAGAACAGGGAAGACCCGTACTCGCAAACAG GTCTCTAGTCATATCCAGGTTTTGGCTCGAAGGAAATCCAGGGAAATCCAGTCCAAACTGAAG GCCTTGAATGTG GACCAGGTTTCTAAGGACAAGGCTTTCCAGACGATGGCTACCATGTCCTCTGCCCAGCTCATCTCAGCACCTTCCCTACAGGCCAAACTGGGCCCTGCCGGTCCTCAG GCCACTGAACTTTTCCAGTTTTGGTCAGGGGGCTCTGGCCCACCCTGGAATGTTCCAGA CGTGAAGCCATTCTCACAGACACCGTTCTCCTTGTCACTGACTCCCCCATCTACTGACCTCCCAG gGTACGAGCCTCCCCAAGCCCTCTCACCCCTGCCTCCACCTGCCCCATCACCCCCAGCCTGGCAGGCTCGGGCTCTGGGCACTGCCCGGTTGCAGCTGGTGGAGTTCTCAGCCTTTGTGGAACCACCCGATGCAGTTGACTCT TACCAGAGGCACCTGTTTGTGCACATCAGTCAGCATTGTCCCAGTCCTGGAGCACCGCCATTGGAGAGTGTGGACGTCCGGCAGATCTACGACAAATTTCCTGAGAAAAAGGGTGGTCTGCGGGAGCTGTATGATCGAGGCCCTCCCCATGCCTTTTTCTTGGTCAAGTTCTGG GCGGACCTGAACTGGGGCCCAAGTGGTGAGGAGGCGGGGGCTGGCAGCAGTGGCGGCAGCAGCGGTGGCTTCTATGGAGTGAGCAGCCAGTACGAGAGCCTGGAGCACATGACCCTCACCTGCTCCTCCAAG ACGGAGCGGGCCCAGCTGGAGGACGGGCGCTTCGTGTACCGCCTGCTGCGCTCACCTATGTGCGAGTACCTGGTGAATTTCTTGCACAAGCTACGGCAACTGCCCGAGCGATACATGATGAACAGCGTCCTTGAGAACTTCACCATCCTCCAG GTGGTGACCAACAGAGATACCCAGGAACTGCTGCTCTGCACCGCCTACGTCTTCGAGGTCTCCACCAGTGAGCGTGGGGCCCAGCACCACATTTACCGCCTGGTCAGGGACTGA